AAGTCGGGCTCGCCCTGGTAGACTGTCGAGAGCGGGGTGCCCTGGAGGATGTCCCCGGCTTCCAGCAGTAGCGTGGGGATGCTGTGGGCGCGGTTCCAGGCGCGCGTCTGCTCGACCATGGTGGCCATGCGTGCCAGGCCGCCCTTGCTGTGGCCGGCCTTGTCCGGGGCGTCGGGCAGCAGATGGCCGTGGAAGTCGTTGAAGTGCAGGAGGGTGACGTACTGGCCGGCGAGAGCCGGGGCGGTCAGCAGCAGCAGAGCAGCAAGGGCAAGTCGCATGGCGCGCATAGCAGTCACTCCCGGTTCCTGAGGTGGGCGCGTGACAGGCGCCCGCTCCCTACTTCCCGTTCAGCACGCCCGACACCAACATCAGCCCCCCGATGATCATCAGCGTTCCGACCACCTTGGCCACCGTCAGGGGCTCCTTCAGCAGCACCACCGCCAGCACCATCGCGATGACGGGATAGCTGGCCGTGAAGGGCACCACCCGCGAGGCATCGGCGTACCGGAGCGCGGCGTAGTATGCCTGCTGCCCCACCAGCGCCGCCAGGAGTCCGCCGCCCGCCAGTCCCAGCAGGTTCGCGGGGGCCACTTCCGACAGCCGCCGCAGCTCCGGCAGAATGCCCGACGCCAGCCCGAAGGCCCAGACCGCGACGGTGGCCACGGTCAGCCGCACCATAAGCCCTGCCAGCGGGCTCACCTGGCCGCCGCGCATGCCGAACTTGTCGCAGATCGCCGCCGCCCCCCACGCCAGCATGGCGATGACCGCGCCGATCAGTGCCTGCCGGTTCATTGCGCCCGTACCAACTCCCGGACCGCCGGCCAGAGCTGCGCGTAGATGCCGTACAGCTCCTCGTACTGCGCGTGCTTGGCCGGGTTGGGGTAGTATGACTCCTTCTCCTGCACCAGAGTCTCGGTGGCCTCGACGAGGGAGGCATACGCGCCGGTGGCGACGCCCCCGAGCATCGCGCCGGCCAGGCAGCCGCTCTCGCTCACGTTGGTCGTCACGATCTCCTTGCCGGTGATGTCGGCTTTGAGCTGCAGCCACAACGGGCTGCGGCTGCCGCCACCCGTGACGCGCAGCCGATCCACGTTCACCCCCGCCGCCGCCAGCGACACGATGTTCAGGTTGATCTCGTAGCAGGTGCCCTCCAGCAGGCCCTTCACGAAGGTCTTCTGGT
The sequence above is a segment of the bacterium genome. Coding sequences within it:
- a CDS encoding DMT family transporter is translated as MNRQALIGAVIAMLAWGAAAICDKFGMRGGQVSPLAGLMVRLTVATVAVWAFGLASGILPELRRLSEVAPANLLGLAGGGLLAALVGQQAYYAALRYADASRVVPFTASYPVIAMVLAVVLLKEPLTVAKVVGTLMIIGGLMLVSGVLNGK